From Fretibacterium sp. OH1220_COT-178:
TATGAACTCGGAATGATTTCGGTCTTCAAGTAAATCTCAGCCAACCGAGCCGCTTCGGACGTAGATTCCAAGACAGCTATTCCATATTGTTCTATAAGGGATAGCATGGCACTCCGTTTGGGTTCTGGTGCTTCCCTTAATTCATCCGTCACATACCATGAGGCATACCCCTCATACCGCCCAGCACCAATGGCCTCAAACAGCCTGACGACATCCTCATGCCCGTCTCTGTCCGTATCGAAGTAGT
This genomic window contains:
- a CDS encoding PIN domain-containing protein, translated to MMRIGKLRLYLETTVFNYYFDTDRDGHEDVVRLFEAIGAGRYEGYASWYVTDELREAPEPKRSAMLSLIEQYGIAVLESTSEAARLAEIYLKTEIIPSSYRLDSLHVAAASVYKLDCVVSYNFQHINRDKTRILTTNVNNTEGYGGVVICTAKEVLRHEQPDI